In Pseudomonadota bacterium, the genomic stretch AGACCATGTGGCATCAAATCCACGAGATGCTGCACATCGAAAAGGGCGGCGAAGAGCAAATTGCCGACGAGCTTGACGCCTATAATCCGCTGGTGCCCGGCGGCCGCAACCTGACCTGCACCATGATGATCGAGATCGAAGATCCCGTCCGCCGCGACGTCCAATTGACGCGGCTCGGCTGGATCGATGAGAAGATCTTCATGGTCGTCGGTGATCACCGCATCGCCGCCCAGCCGCTGCAGGACGCCGAACGCAATACGCCGGACGGCAAGACATCGGCGGTGCACTTCCTGAGTTTCCTGTTCAGCGACCAGGAGGTCGCCCTGTTCCGCGATCCCGCCACCAAGGTGACGCTGGACATCGACCACGAGAACTACAGCCACGCCGCGACACTCAGCGCCGACACCCGCGCCGCGCTGGCCGCCGACTTCAGTTAGGCGTTCGTGGCTTAGTTTGCATCGCCGGCCCACTGCCCTTCACGGCCAACCCGAGGATGTTGCCATGGGTGGCCTCGACGAAAACGCCTCTCGGCGGTTTGCCCCGGAAGAGGGGGAATGGGCCGGTGCCGGTGATGCGTAAGCAGATCAAGATCTAACCAGCTCCGGCCGGCACCAGCAGACGAGCAGCACTGCGCCGCCCGCTGGCCGGCAGGGCGCCGTACATCTGTTTCGATGCCTCGATCATGACGACGCCGGGAAGCGGCAGGCCCCAGCTTTGGCCGACGCGTTCCCAGGCCGGTGCCGACCACAGCGACAGACCACGCTGGAGCGGCGGCACATAGAGCGCGTGTTCGGTCCGCAAGGGCGTGAACATGCTGGCGCGCAGCAGCCGGTCTAGCTGATGTTCGCTATAGGGGTGGCCGTGGCCGAACGGCGTAGCGTCGGCGCGCGCCCACATGCCACGCCGATTGGCGGCCAGCACCAAAAGGCGTCCGCCGGGCGCCAGCACGCGCCAGACCTGGCGCAACATGTCGCGCTGCATTTCGCTGTTCTCGACCGCATGGGCCAGCAGCACGCGATCCATGCTTTCGTCGTCCAGCGGGATCTGGTCTTCGTCGATCAGACTGATCTGGGCGGGGCCATCCTGGGGCCAGCGGATAACGCCCTGGCCCGCCGGACAGAACGCCAGAACCCGCTCGGCCTCGCCGTTGAAGACCCTTAAGTAAGGTATGGCATAGCCCAGCCCCATCAGCCGTTGGCCGGAGACGTCCGGCCACAGCGTGCGGACACGGCGCAGCACGACGCGCCGGGCGGTTTGGCCCAGGCGGCTCCTGTAGAACGCGTTGAGGTCGGCGACATCCTGGTACATCACCGCCAGCTTAGCATGGCAGATCTGCTTCACGGACCGCCTGACACGGGCGTCTTGCGGGCGTAGTGTCGGGGCCTAAAGCAGATCTCGATTAGATGG encodes the following:
- a CDS encoding DUF3501 family protein, with the protein product MSAAHEITRDDILAGDDYARDRRDYRKKFREIKQHRRVDVGPFVSFYFESRETMWHQIHEMLHIEKGGEEQIADELDAYNPLVPGGRNLTCTMMIEIEDPVRRDVQLTRLGWIDEKIFMVVGDHRIAAQPLQDAERNTPDGKTSAVHFLSFLFSDQEVALFRDPATKVTLDIDHENYSHAATLSADTRAALAADFS
- a CDS encoding methyltransferase domain-containing protein, which translates into the protein MKQICHAKLAVMYQDVADLNAFYRSRLGQTARRVVLRRVRTLWPDVSGQRLMGLGYAIPYLRVFNGEAERVLAFCPAGQGVIRWPQDGPAQISLIDEDQIPLDDESMDRVLLAHAVENSEMQRDMLRQVWRVLAPGGRLLVLAANRRGMWARADATPFGHGHPYSEHQLDRLLRASMFTPLRTEHALYVPPLQRGLSLWSAPAWERVGQSWGLPLPGVVMIEASKQMYGALPASGRRSAARLLVPAGAG